The Arachis ipaensis cultivar K30076 chromosome B05, Araip1.1, whole genome shotgun sequence nucleotide sequence TTTGTGTATGACTGTGGTAATATTACATGTCACAAACATATAGGATATActtgatttatttttttcatctaaTCAGTTTTCAGGGTTTATGATCTTTATGTACTTCTTTGAAACTTACTTGGATATATGACAACTTAAGGCACTCTTGGGTGTACTTCTGTATGATCTTTATGTACTTCTTTTAAAACTGGAATTTTCGTGAGAGAACCAAATCTTGAAGGATTTATTATAGATAGATGCTGCTCACGGAAAACTATTCTTAGAATCTTTGATAGAAATAAAGGGATTGCTGAGTGAAATTACTTGTTATGTTTTCTTTGGTTTATGCTTTGTGCTGTGATACATTAAAAAGTGAAAGAGATAAATCCTATTTTAGACCTCAACGTTACCTCCATTGACCAAAACCTTTGTATGAGTGCACATTTTTCTGCTTAGTGTTGTTGATTGATTTCACTCTTAATCCATACAAAAAGGAATAAGACTGATTCTGGATTTTTGTATGCTTGTCactgttattaatttatttattatgtctaatttgatttatttatttcaagTTTATAAATCTGGGTGAGTTTATGATTTTGCATAAATAGCCTTTGTTTCCAACCTCATTCAAACCAACATATATTGTTCAAAAATCTGGGTAAGGAAATTTAGCAGCCTTGATTTCAAAgttaacaacaaataaataagtaaaataatCGATCTACATTTGTTTATTTCAAATACTGCACTTATTTAATTGATCTGCCCTGTTTCTATCCAAGGAACAAGCTTTTGCCTTCTTCGATTCTGCCTGCTGCTCTTCTGCCCTGTGCTATCTGGTTCTACCCTAATTTTCACCTTCTTCTAAGTTGTCTTTTTTTTCCCGCCCTACTGCTCTTCACGCTTCtagtaataattttaatttttaacttactATTCACCtgcaaaatgcttttacttaaatctgataataaaatttgttgattaaatatttatattttttattctgaAAAACTCCCTCCTAAAATTTTATATAGCAACTGCAGGATtgcaaaaatattattataatttgtGTTTGAGTTTATTATGAATGGTTGCAAAAAGTATTATTAGAAAGTTgactttgttttttgttttcattGACCAAAATTGAAGGCGAAAGTTTTTGGTTAAGGTCTTCTAAGCAAATTTTGTCAAAACGTTGATCGTGTCATGGCAAGGTACATTGCATACTATAATTCTATTATTTTGTTAGTTTTGAAATTACAATTTAACTTATTATATTTGTACTATAAATTCTAtgtttctctttatttgttttacCTCAATGGGTTTCTAGAGAATTACTTCTAAGACTAGAAACTattttccaacccaattactAGGCTTTGAAAGTCCTTTCCATTGCCCATTCCCTTTATAGCGAATAATACCATTCCTCCTCTATTCTTGTTATCTTCACTTTACGACCCTTTGTAAATTTTTCtcctaaaaaatttaataattatcgaTTAGGTTTTGTGATATGCCAAAGGATTGGATGGATCTACCGAGATATAGCGAAGAGTATATCAATGGTGTTATTAGTTTTTTAGACTTTGCATACTCCGAGGGAGAACCGGATGGACGATAAATTCAATGTCTTTGTAAGAGGTGTTGTAACATTAATTGGTATAGAAGAGATGTGGTATTTGACCATTTAGTAGCCGACGGATTTGTTAAGAGATATAGAAAATGGATTAATCATGGGGAATGGACAATCCCGATGGTGGTTGACGATGACACGGATGATGAAGAAGGTGTACAGGATGACATCAAAGAACTGCTTAATGATTCATTGGAGATGTACCTCACGCTGAGGGTGTTACTGTAGGTCAAAATAAAGAGGCTAAAAAGCTTTACAATTTAATAGATGGGGCAAGTCAAGAGTTATAGCCGGGTTGCAAGAAATTTTCTACATTATCTTTTACCATCCGTTTGTACTTGTTAAAGTGTTTGCATGGTTGGAGCAATGCCTCCTTCACTTCACTTCTTGAGCTATTGAAAGAGGCAATGTCTGACATTAACATACCTTCATCTTTCCATAAGACGAAGGCTATGATAAGAGATTTAGGTCtggattataaaaaaattatcctAATGATTGCCTCTTGTATAGAAAAGAACTAAAGGATGAAAAACAATGTCGTGTGTGTGTAACTTCTCGATATACTAAAAATTCTAGTGATAATAGCGAGAACCAACCTGACAAGAAAGGTCGTCCTATTCCTGCAAAGACTCTAAGATACTTTCCTATAATTTTAAGACTTCAGAGATTATTTATGTGCTCAAAGACGGCAGCTAGTCTGAGGTGGCATGATGAGAAACGCGTAAAAGATGGGATGTTAAAGCATCCTGCTGATGGCTTGGCATGGAAGAACCTTGATGAATTGGATGAAGAATTTGCAAAAGAATCACACAATATTAGACTAAGCTTGTCAAGTGATGGGTTCAAGCCATTTCGTAGCATGAACATTTCATGGAGCACGTGGCCCGTGATGTTGATGGTATACAACTTGCCTCTGTGGATGTGCATGAAACCCGAATATTGTATGCTTTCTTTGCTTATTCCTGGGCCACAATCACCTGGTAAAGACATTGATGTGTATCTACAACCATTGATAGAAGACTTGAAGTTGTTGTGGAAAATAGGGGTCGAAACTTATGATGCGTCAAAGAATGAGACCTTTCAAATGTGGGCAACTCTTTTGTGGACAATCAACGATTTTCCTGCATATGCTATGTTGTCTAGGTGAAGTACAAAGAGAAAATTGGCTTGCCTTTGTTGCATCAAAAATACCTGTAGCTTACAACTAAAACATAGTCGGAAGATAGTTTATATGGACCATTGTGTCTTTTTACCCATGGATCATCCATGGAGAACTAATATAAGGTCTTTTAATGGGAAGCAGGAATTAAGACCCCCTCCACCTGTTATAGAAGGAACTGAAATCTTTGAGATGCTACAAAATGTTGAGAATGTTTTTGGGAAGAAGCAAAGTACATCAAATAGTTTTTCATGGAATTGGAAAAAAAGATCAATTTTCTTTGAATTGCCTTACTGGCATAAGAACTCACTGCGTCACAACTTAGAtgtcatgcacatagagaagaacATACTTGACAATGTAATTGGAACTCTCTTGGATATCCCAGGCAAGACAAAAGACCATTTGAATGCTCGATATGACTTAAAATATTTGGGGATCTAGAAAAATCTTCAACCAAAGGAGGTGAATAATGGCAAGAGAATAAAATTGGCAAAGGCATGCTTTTCTATGATTGTTGCAGAGAAGTCAATTTTTTGTGGTGTTTTGAAGACAACAAAGCTACCTGATGGTAGTGCTTCGAATATATCACGATGTGTACATCTAGGAGAAAGAAAAGTTTCTGGGTATAAGACCCATGATGCTCACTTTATGCTTCACTATTTACTACCAATACTGATTAAAAGCATCCTTCCTGATCATGTGGCCATTCCATTGATTTGACTAAGTTCATTTTATCGTCGCTTATGCAAAAAGTTCATCACACTGAGAGATAGATCGACTGGAGTTAGAGATTGTGGAAATATTATGCCACCTTGAGAGGATCTTTCCCCCTAGTTTTTTGGACATAATAGTTCATCTTCCCATTCATTTATAAAATGAGGTGAGATTGGGTGGTCCAATACAGTTTCGTTGGATGTATCTTCCAGAAAGGTACATGTGTACATTAAAGTCATATGTTCGCAACAAAAGTTGCCCCGAAGGTTCTATTGCAGAGGCATATCTGGCTAAAGAGTGCTTAACTTTCTGCTCAAGATACTTGCATGGAGGTGTGAAAATAAGACTTAATAAGCGGCCTCGGAATGATGATGATCCTAACAAAGACAAAGTTGTGCCATCAAATTTGTTTTCTAACAAAGATCGTTCGTTAGGCGTGGTGGTGCACGAATCTCCACACCTTCGTACAGCTATACCAGCAAGTACACTAGATTGTCCaggtaatacctgagcgagtcagggtcgatcccacgaggattgtggtttgaagcaagctatggataCCTTGCAAGTCTTAGTCAGGTGAATCAGAAGAGTTATTCATAATTTGTATTTGTGAGATCTAAACTAAGTTGAcatgaaagaaataaaataaaatactctgTAAATTAAATGGAATCAGTAATAGAAAtgtggttaaggattggagttgctttgtctttttgaattaactctggtattactatcttctttgcttgtgaatgatttcttctatggtaggctgtatgtgatcaacgccatgggtcgtggtcatcaatctcctctATTTTAGATCAAACGCCATtagccgtggtcatccaatctgaacaagggtgaagctctagcagttcattctcttggcgatcttactcaaaacgccacagacaaggtcgaatcttccagatcagagaatgctgcttctttgggttatagcctctaccacagagaccttaATCTCTCCAAAAATTGGCTgaattggtgtctcgagaagtccccaacgaagtcatggattagccgtctgagagatgtataatcaagctggcggttcgcactttccagtcacgtattcacacgaacccaagtagacacggatggttatcaggcacgcggtcctagtatgatgaacagagctgattatcactgatcatcctattcactatgttgaagaacgagtatacaacttagaattaaatcaaacacggatagaagagaaacagtaatacttttattaattcataggactcagcagggctcctcccctcaacctaggaggtttagaaacacatactgaaaggaaatacaatggtaaaaatgTGTAAAGTCTAGATTATGTGTGTGaataacataaatctaatcccttgaatactaaacaaatgactagtaagggtaaaacaatctttttagtgctaaaatccacttttggggcccacttggtgagtgtttgggctgagctttgatgagatccacgtgctatgaggtctctaggGTGttaaacgctggctagggggtcctctttgggcgtttggacactggtctcttctccttgggtgctggacgcctgaaaggaggcaggaggctggcgttagatgccagttttgggccttttaatctgaagtaaagtatggattattatacatttctggaaagctctggaagtcagatttcAATAGCCGTttagaacgctccatttggacttctgtagctccagaaaagctcttccatttggacttttgtagcttcagaaaagctctttcgagtgcaaggaggacAGCATctacagcatctgcagtgctttctctgtctctgaatcagacttttgctccagctcctcaatttcagccagaaaatacctgaaattatacaaaaacacacaaactcatagtagaatccaaaaaatgtgaatttaacactaaaacctataaaaacttaataaacactaaacaaaacatgttaaaaactatatgaaaatgatgccaaaaagcgtatgaaatatccactcatcacatgGAAAATGGAGAACCAATTAATCTAGATGACATATCAAGTGCTCAAGCCCATGTATGTATTACACAATTGTGAAGAAGTCGCAGATTATGTTAGGTAACTTAATCAAACTTATTTTTATTCCGATCAAGTTCACTCATATTTTTTAGATCAAACCTAACTATTATTAATTATAGAGAGCATGAGGAAGAGGTTAACAATTAGCGGGGAACAAAATGGAGAAAAGCAAAAGTTTACAATAAAACGTTCGCGCAGTGGTTTGAAACTCATGCGAGGGATCCAAATGTGCCTTTTTTGCTAAAAGAATTATCTCGAGGTCCAAGCTCTGTTGCAAGAAGATTTTCTGGATATGTAATTAATGGATACAAGTTTCACACTGTGGAGCATGATAAACAGTGGTGTCACATTAACTGCTTTAACTTCAAGCTTTGCAAGTGCTAAAGATAAAAGTCCAATCCAGACACTATAGCTTATTATGGCAGGTTGTTTGAGATAGTAGAGTTAGACTCTTTTGGGTGTTTTAAGGTTGTCTTATTTTGGTGTGAGTGGTATGATGCTGGGAGAGATAAGTATGGTCTTACATTTGTTCACTTCCATAAGAAATGCTTCCAGAATGAACCTTTCATATTAGCATCTCAAGCACATCAGTATTTTTATGTGTAAGATCCATATGAACATAACAAACATTATGTTATGGAAACTGTCCCAAGAGACTTATTTAAAACAAGCAACGAATCTGAGTCTGAGGCCCGTCAAACACACTTTAGTGAACAACACGAGCGTATACGAGCCCTGCCATACCAGCTGATGATGGTGAACTTATTCTGGAGAAGACTGATTTATGACCCATGGTTATTGAAACGGTTCCCCAAGTGACTTATGTCCAAGAATATGAGGCAGACTTCATTGGAAATTCTGATTCTGATGGGTCATCCTAAGCAATTTATTGCTTAATATGTACATATGTATACCTAAGTTTTCTTCTTCACCTTTTTATTtgtaaataatatttatttttttgttaatttgtcAGTCTCTTACATTTTTCTTATATTGATTTTGATGGGTATATTGACTCTACTTAACTAATTTATTTGTGTAGGAATAAGGAATTTATTGATCTTAAAGCTACGTCAAGTAAGAATTTTCTTAGACAATTTGAGGCTAAGAGACAAAGGATTGTAGTCAAACGCAAGAAATATGAGCGAAGGGTGGATGAACCAGAAAGTTAAATGGAGATGCATGCAACCAAAGGGCAGAAGAAATCCATGTCAAAAAAGCTGGATTTTAGTCATTTGCAAAGCACATTCGATTCTATTAGCAAAAGGACTAATTTCACGCCTACCACCTTAGAAGTACAGCCAAACATTCATTCACAAcagccaaaaaataaaaaaagaaaggagCTATTGACTATGCCTACTGCTGAGAAAATCAAGAATGGAGTGCATGGTGGAAAATCAACACAAGGCTTGAAGAAGTCTAAGCCTACAAACATGAAGGCAGCTGAACTTACAAGGAAGCTCGAAGCAATTCGTAAAAGGAACAGCAATGTGCCAACAAGTGTATGCCAAGAGCGAAGTTGTCCAAGTTCTACTTAACTCATAATCAACCAAGGATAGCAGCAGAATATTCAACTCACAGATGAAGAGACTCAAACAGGGCAAGATGACACAACTTTGCCTACTCCTGAAACTACCCCACAAAATGAAAATACAATGTTGGAGCAAGAAATATCAACAAAGGGTAAGAGGAAGCCAAGAGTAAAGGCAACAATAATTGACGAATTCTTAAAAGAAAATGGGATAGACGTGGAAATTGAAGAACCAAGCACTGAACTAAGTGAGGACGGGGAAGATAGCATGGCACTTGATGAAGACTATTATCAACATGTGATGGAGGACATTGATGATAAAGACGATACTGTTTTGCTATTTTTCTATCTTCTCTTGTAAATTGTAATGCTTCTTTTTCAATTGGTATCACTAATTAGTCCTTGATCTCTTTCCTAATGAATAAAACTATGagagacaaagaagaagaaaatccaTGAAAAAATAACTTGCAAAGAGATTTATGCAAGGACTATGGAACAGCGGGAAGAAGTCACTTTTGATATTGGACAGCTCGTAGGACCAACAGACCAAAGTGTGTCTAATTTAACTAGTTTTCTTGGCACCATTGGTAGAAATAAAAGATTCGTTAGTCTTTTGTACACTAGTTGGCATGCTGTTTCTCCGAAAGCTAAGAAGTTCATGTGGGACTATGTTAACATAAGACACTCGGTAACTATTGACTTCGATTTTTTTATTCAGCACAAGAGCATATAACAATTACTTATAATCATGTAGACCAAGTTTATCCTCCCAGGCAGTGGAGAAAAGTGGATAATGCAAGCGATTCGAGATGCTTGGAAGCGGTTCAAAGGAAAGATTAAGCAAAAGCACTTCGTTCCCTATGATACTATTGAAGATATGGTGAAGAATCGACCCCCACAAGTACCAAAAAGTCAATTCATAAAATTGATCTATTATTGGAGTCATCCTCTAATCCAGGTAAAAGACAATATATGTTGAATTTTCATGTGTACGCTTTATTTATAACATGTGATAg carries:
- the LOC110262984 gene encoding uncharacterized protein LOC110262984 isoform X2: MWDYVNIRHSTKFILPGSGEKWIMQAIRDAWKRFKGKIKQKHFVPYDTIEDMVKNRPPQVPKSQFIKLIYYWSHPLIQRATKKTNEEPKKFEMFNATRTSRKRKEVDEETHTAITSNTAKLLVKQKKKHLRPYSEKNNQFG
- the LOC110262984 gene encoding uncharacterized protein LOC110262984 isoform X1 — its product is MWDYVNIRHSTKFILPGSGEKWIMQAIRDAWKRFKGKIKQKHFVPYDTIEDMVKNRPPQVPKSQFIKLIYYWSHPLIQRATKKTNEEPKKFEMFNATRTSRKRKEVDEETHTAIKTSNTAKLLVKQKKKHLRPYSEKNNQFG